Sequence from the Christiangramia fulva genome:
TAAAAGTGTATGATCCAGAACTAGGTTTCTCTCCAAATAATGAAAATTATTTAAAAGAGAGTGATAATGATGCTCAAATTGAAGGTTTCACAATGTTTGTCCCTACAAATGAGGTGCTTCAGAATTTTATTGACGATATACTTTTAAAGCATTATCCCAATCTTAAAGCTCTGCCCAAATATGTTTTTGTCGATTTCTTTAATGCACATATGTTCCAAACAACAGTCTGGCCCAGCCACTTCAGTTCTAGCTCTAATATGCTGGAAGAGGAAGCAAGGTTTGATTCCGGTACCGATGTTGTGGATCAGGAAGTTTTAAGTAACGGTATTTTTTATGGAACTAATAAAGTTCAAAAATCGAATCTTTTCTATTCGGTTTACACGTCTGCCTATCTGGATCCGGATTATAGTTTAATGACTCGCGCCTTGAATGAGCCCGATGGCTATAAAAAGATTATTAGCAACATTGGAAGAGATTATGTTCTTTTCATGATGTCTGATGAGACTCTTCATGAACTGGGCTATGATTATAATATCAATCGACAGGAATGGGAATATACTTCTCCTGAGACAGGTGTAACCACTAGTGGTTCACTGGCAAAGTCCAGAATTTTAAGAGTACTGTATAATCATATCGCTCCTAACCCAGATGGAAGGCTTAATGATCTCTCAGGAACTGGAATGTTTAGAAGCGGTGATACAGAAATTCCTGGAGAATATATAAAATTTGACAATAATACAGTCTATGCAGCTGGTAATGAAGATGCTGGAGGTGTTGTGCATATTACAGGATATGAAGATCAGGAGAATGGTAGGGTATATTACACAGATAATATTTTAAAATTCTCTGAGCAACCACCAGCTAAAGATTTAAAAGAATTAGCGGTAGGTACAGATTCTATTCCTGTAGAAAACTCACCGTACTCTTATTACTATAATTATTTGAAGAATTCAGAAATATATGATAGTAATACTTACGCAATCAGGGGAGTAGATTTGGGAACAAAATATACATTTATTATTCCAAGTAATGATGCCATTCAGCAAGCTGTAAGAGATAGTGTTCTTCCGGGAATTGAGACCGAAACTGGGTTGGAGCCAAATTTTGCTCCATCAAATTCAGTAGAAAAAGAAAAGGTTACGAAATTTTTACTTTATCATATTCTTGAAAACCGCATTGTTGCTGCCGACGGATATGTAGAAGGGCTTGTTGAAACCCTGTTAAAAGATGATTTTAATAATAGTAAATATGTAAATGTTGTTAACGATCCCGGTGCTCTGCAGTTTATAGGGGAACAGGGGAGAATGGCAGAATTAATCCCTGAATATAGTAACAACCTGGCAGACAGGTCTTTGATACACTTAATCGATAATTATTTACAGCATAATGAATAATATTATGATTAGAAACTTTACTCAAGTAATACCTTCCTTATTCATTCTTTTTGTCCTGGCTTTTTCTACTCAGGCTTATTCTCAGGATTCTGGAAAGCTTATTCGTGGAAAGGTTTTAGATAGCGAAACGAAAGAACCAATAATAGGAACTACTGTTATTGAAAAAGATAAAGACAATAGAACTATTACAGGAGTAGCTACCGACATTGATGGAAGCTTTGCTATTCGGGTAAAAGATTTGAGCCATCAGCTTGAAATCTCTTCCATAGGTTACAGGAGCAAGATCATAACACTTAACGAGAATGTTAACAATATAGAAATTTTATTGGATGCTTCACTGGAACAAATGGACGAGGTAATTGTTACAGCCGAAAAAGTTAGGGAGACTGGATTGCTTGATATTGCTGAACGTAATCGAACCACTAGTGTGGTAACTATTGATGCATCGAAAGTTGAAGACATGCAGGCTGCTTCGATAGATGAAGCTCTCCAGGGAAGAATGCCGGGGGTGGATATTTCGGCCACTTCAGGTGATCCGGGTGCCGGAATGCAAATAAGGATTAGAGGTACTTCTTCCATTAATGGATCTTCAGACCCCTTGGTGGTTGTCGATGGAATGCCTTATGAAACTTCTGTACCTCAAGATTTTAATTTTGGTACGGCAGATCAGGAAGATTATGCTGCCTTATTAAACATTGCACCTTCCGATATAGAAAGTATCAGCGTATTAAAAGATGCTGCTGCTACTGCCATGTGGGGAGCCCGTGCGGCTAGTGGGGTGTTGATGATTACCACCAAACGTGGAGCGGTAGGACCTCCAACTATTGGATATACTTTTAAAGGCTCGGTTGCTGCGTTACCGGAAACAATTCCCATGTTAAATGGAGACCAGTATTCACAATTAATTCCGGAGGAATTTATGAATAGGAATGGAACTCCGTTAAATACATTGTATGTCAAAGAATTTCAATATGATCCACAGGAGGTTTATTGGTATAAAAACTATAGTAATAATACTGATTGGATAGATGCTATATCGCAAACCGGTTTGATCCAGGATCATAATTTGTCCCTTCAAGGTGGAGGGAAAAAAGCCAGGTATTATACCTCATTGGGGTATTACAATTCAAGAGGTGTTACTATCGGTACTGGTTTGGATAGAATAAATGCCAGGTTGAATCTCGATTATATAGTTTCTGATAGAATTAAATTTAGAGCAGATATATCTTATACCCATTCTAAAACAGAAAGAAATTATGTAAATGGAACTAGTAATAGTGCCGATGGAATAAGAAATGTAGCGTATGTTAAAATGCCAAATATGAGTATCTACGAATATGATGAATACGGTCACTTAACGCCTAATTATTTTTCACCTGTTTCTAATATCCAGGGATCTTACAGCAGAACGTACAATCCTGTAGCAATGGCGGAGTTTGCTGAAAATACACAATTAGGAGAAAGAATAGTTCCGCATTTCAATGTGAATTTTAAATTGATTCCCTCTTTTTTAACAACAACATTTGATCTTCAGTTTGATATAAATAACACAAAATTAAATGCATTCCTTCCGCAAAATGCCACGGGAAGACCATTTACGGAGACAGTTGTTAACAGAGCCACCGATGCCGACGTGGATGCATTCAATCTTATAACAAAGACTAATTTTATTTTCACACCAACACTGGATGAAAAACAATCATTGCAGGGAATCATTTCTTTGCAGACCAATGATTATAGTTATGTATCTCATCAGGTGTTGACCTCGAATACTGCTTCCTCGTTACTTACCGATCCATCGGTTCCTTCGAGAACCCAGAATGATGACTTAAGTTTGTATACCAACAATAGTAAGTCCAGGAATGTCGCCGCTTTAGCGAATGTACAATATGGTTTATTAGATAGATATATCATAAATGTAGGCCTACGTGCAGATGGAAGTTCAAAATTTGGTCCTGAAAATCGTTACGGCCTTTTCCCTTCAGTTTCTACAAGATGGAGAATTTCTGGAGAAAAATTCATGAAAAATTTTGATTATGTAAACGATTTAAGTTTGCGTGCCAGTTATGGTAAGGCGGGTAGAGCACCACGTTATGATTATCGTTATTTTAATGTGTACGGTAATTTTCAGGCTGAATATCTTGGAATGTCAGGGGTATACCCCAGCAATATTCAGCTCTCAAACTTAAGATGGGAAACACTCACCGGCCGTGATTTAGGTTTAAATTTGAGAATGTTCGATGAAAGATTGATGCTGGATGTTGATTTTTATAAAAATACCACGGACGATCTTTTATTCGAAAATCTTGATATTACTTCCATTTCGGGATATAACTCTATCGACATGAATGTTGGTAAATTGGATAATCAAGGCTGGGAAGTGGGTCTTTATACAACTCCCTATAAATCACCAAATATTCAAGTAGATTTTAATTTCAATATTTCTCGCAATGAAAATGTTATTCGGGAAATTTCAGAATATTTCCCTAGTGAGAAGGGAAATGTTGATAGAAACGGAGAATTCAAGAGGTTTTTACAGGTAGACAATCCGTTTGGATCTTTCTATGGATATCGGTACAAAGGGGTTTATAAAGATAAAGAAGCTACCCAGGCTGTAGATGCTGATGGGGATGTAATCACAGGGCCTAATGGACAGGTAGTTTACATGCGATTTAATTATCCGAATACTGATTATATTTTTCAACCGGGTGATGCTATGTATGAAGACATTAATCATGACGGGAATATTGATTCTAGAGATGTTGTTTACCTTGGAAACAGCAATCCTAAATACACAGGAGGTTTCGGTCCTACCGTAACCATTAATAATCAGTGGAAGTTTATAGCCTTTTTTAATTATCGCCTTAATTATGATATTATAAACGGAACCGATATGTTGACCACCAATATGTATGGGTGGGATAATCAAAGCATGGCTACTTTGAGCAGATGGAGAAATCCTGGAGACGAAACAGATATCCCAAGAGCGGTTTATGGAGCCGGCTACAACTGGTTAGGGTCAGACAGATATGTGGAAGATGCTTCTTTTTTAAGATTTAGATCTGCTACTATCAGTTATAGTTTTGCAGATAGGGTACTCGAAAATTTAAATCTCAAAGATCTGCGGGTATATCTTACAGCTGATAATATCATAACTTTTACTAGCTATAGAGGTCAGGATCCGGAAGTGAGTATGAGAGGCGGAGATCCCTTTGGAATCGCCATAGATTATTCCAGAACACCACCCACAAGACGTTTTACTTTAGGAATTTCAACAAGGTTTTAAAAATTTGACTATGCGAACGAATAAAATAAAAATATCATTAATAGCATTTTTCATTGCCATATTCTTTTCATGTGATAATTACCTAAACCTGGAACCTGAAGATGGTACCGTGAGACAGGAATTCTGGAAAACAAAGGAAGACGTGCAGGCTGCCGTCATAGGTTGTTATAATTCAATGCTTAATTCACCTCCTGGAGTTAGCGACCGCCCTTTAACAGATTATCTGTTCATGTATGGAGAACTTAGAGCTGATATGGTATTGCCTACTGAATATGCTTCTAATGATGAAAGAGATATAACGCGAATGAATATTTTGGAAACGAATCCTATAACGAACTGGTCCGCATTTTACAGGGTAATAAATTATTGCAATACTATTTTAGAATTTGCACCAGATGTTCTGGAAAAAGATCCAACTTTTACCCAGAAAGAATTAGACGGATTTATGGCCGAGGCTCTTGCTATTAGGTCTTACCTATATTTTACATTGGCAAGGACTTTTAGAGACGTACCATTGAAATTAAATGCTACTTTAAGCGATACCGATAATTTTCAAATTCCTCAATCTACTCAGGCTGAGATTTTTGAACAAGTGGCAGGCGACCTGGAACAGGCTGCAACGATGGCTAAAAAAACCTATGGTAATAATGCTCAAGATAAAGGGAGAATTACCCAATCAGCTATTAATGCCATGCTTGCAGATGTATATTTATGGATGGAAGATTATCAAAATGCAGTGAAAGCAGCTGATAAAGTTATAAACACCGGTGACTTTGCACTTATACCAGCTAATAATTCCTGGTTTAATACCGTATATGCAGAAGGAAATTCTTCTGAAAGTATATTTGAATTGCAGTATAGTTTAAACAATCTTAATCCTTTCTATGACATGTTTTTGGAAAGGCCTAGATATACTGCTTCAGCTAGAGTGATGGAAGAAGTTTTTGGAATAAATTTTCAGGATCCTACTAAAAAAGATATTCGGGGAAACCGCTGCTCTTTGGTTGCTACTAACGGCTACATCTATAAATATGTTGGTTTAACTCAGTATGAACGTAAATCCAGGGGAACCTCAGATACCCATTGGTTCTTATATAGATATGCGGATGTTTTATTAATGAAAGCTGAAGCGTTAAACCAATTGGGTATGGGAGAGCAGGCCCTGGATTTAATACATCAAGTAAGGGAGAGAGCAGAAGCTCTTGAAATGACAGAAAGAAATCCTACCGATAAAGATGGAATTACCGATTACATTTTGGAGGAGAGAGCCAGAGAATTTGCATTTGAAGGAAAAAGATGGTTTGATGTGTTACGGAACGCCAAAAGAAACAATTATGAAAGAATAGATTTGCTCTTAACCATGGCTGCCTATAGTGCACCTTCCGATCTTCAACAGTCGATTTTGGCGAAATTAAGAGATCCTAATAGTCATTATTTGCCTATTTACTACTATGAACTATATGCTAATAAGGCATTAGAGCAGAATCCATTTTATGAATAAAATAATCCAAAATATTATGAAACCTAAAATTTTTAACAGAGCATGCATGAAAAGCATATTCATGCTGTTTGTTGCAGGGTTGCTTATATACTCATGTACAAAACAGGAATATGCAGAACGAACAGATACAGAGGTAAATATTCTTGGTTATTTACAGGAAAATTCAGATCAATTTTCCGAAATTTTAAAAATTCTTGAACTTACTGATAACGACGTATTCATTGGAACCTATGGAACGTATACATTTTTTGCTCCAACCAATGAAGCAGTAGATATGTATCTTTCAGAAAATGGATACGGCTCGGTAGAAGATGTGCCGGTAGAAGAATTAAATAATCTCGTACGTCTTCATTTAATAGATCAGGTAATCGAAACTTCAGCATTTACTGACGGTAAAATTCCTGTAGCTACTATGTATGGACAATTTTTAACCACAGGAGCTGCCAATGAAAATGGTACAACAAAAATTACGGTAAATAAAGTTGCTAAAATTCAAAAAGCTAATGTCGAGGTGGGTAATGGAATTATTCATGTGGTAGATCATGTTCTTCCTATTGCTAAAAAAACATTGGCTGAACTTATTGCCTCTAATGATAATCTTTCTCTTTTCAACGAGGTCGTGAAAGCTACCGGATGGCAGGAAAGATTAGACCAGCCCGTAACTTATGATGAAGACAGTATTCCCAGTTATTTAACTGTGATTGCGCAGAATAACGAGGTATTTCACGATGCAGGCCTTAATTCTTTGCAAGATTTAAAAGAAAAGTATTCTCAAACTGGAGATCCTACTAATCCGGAAGATAGCCTTAATCTTTACGTTGCATATAGAATTCTTCCCGGCTTGAAATATGTAGCTGATTTAGTGACATCCCCATCTCATTTAACCAAAGCACCTTTGGAAGTTATTGGCGTGAAGGTTAAAAAGGATACAGTACTAATAAATGAAGAAACCTTTAATGGTGTATTGGAAAAAGGTGTTGTCCTTGACAGGGATAAAAGTGATATCACTGCTTCTAATGGTGTTTTACACCAGGTAGATGGTAATTTTAATATTAAATTGAGGTTACCCCAACCTGTATATTTTGATGTGGGCGACCAGCCTGAAATTAGACAATTGGCTTCTGTTTTTAGGAAACCAGGTAATTATCAAACGTATTATCCGGGGGATCTCCAGCATATCAGGTGGGGTGGTGGCTTGCCTATAACTTATACTGCTCATACTGCCGGGTCCAGGGAAGCACAAGCCTATTGGGGTGATTGGTTGGAAATTCTCCGCCTTAGAACAGGAAGCAGTTCCTGGGTTGAATTCGATACTCCGGTAATTATAAAAGGACAGTATAAAGTGTGGATTACTTTTAGAACGAATACAAGGGCATCGGTAGCTCAGCCCCTTTTCGATGGTGCTAAATTATCAAGAACCGTTGATTTTAGAGAGTATAGAAATACCGAATTGCCACCGAGAGTACTTGAATCGCAGGGTTACAAAAAAAGTCTTTGCGGAGATACCTGGATTTACAACAGTAGATTCCTGGGAATAGTTAATGTGGAAACTACAGGAAGACACGTTTTCAGACTGGAAGCCTTAACAGGAGCAGGTGGTCCCTCATGGATAGACGTCATAGAATTCAGACCTGTAGATATGGATCAATTATGGCCAAAACTTGGAGGAGACGGTCAGCTTTGTACTGAAGAAGACCTTCAGCCCGCATCTGAATAATAATTAAATAGTAAATCTTAAAAATTGAAGATGAATTTTATAAAGAAATTTTGGGGATTCCTGGGAGTTGTAACTATCGTTGGCTCTCTTAATTCCTGTACCGATAATTTCGATGATCATACCGCAGTGAATGATCTAAAACTTCAAAATACGCTGGAGCAGAATATAGCAACAAACGGGGATCTTTCAGATTTTCATGATCTTTTGGTAGAAACGGGGTACGATAAGGTTCTTAGTTCCTCGGAAACCTTTACAGTATGGGTGCCCACCAACCAAGCGATGCAGGCAGTAAGTAATGAAGCGCTTGCTACGGCTGCCATGAAAACGGAATTCGTTAAAAATCATATTAGTCTAAACAGAGTACCTACCAGCAATATCGAAGACACACTTTCCATACAAATGCTTACCGGCAAGTATCAGAATTTTTATGCCGATAATCATATCGAAGAAGCTTCGGTGGTTGAAGGCGATCAGTATGCATCTAATGGAGTATATCATGTAATTGACATGGCCCTGATTCCTAATCCGAATCTGTGGGAATTTATAAAGTCTAATACAGGATATAAGCAAAATGATTTTGTAACTACGCTCGATAACTATGACCTCTTCCAGAACGAAACTGATCTTCGGGAAGCAATAGATACCACCATGCAGGTTGATAATGATTCTATTTATAATGAATTGTTGAGGACAGGCTATTACTTCAAGAATGAAAAAAAGAATTACACCTATTTTTTAATGCAGGACGAAGGCTTTACAGCCGAAACTGACAAAATGTTGCCTTACAGCCAGAAACCAACACAGGACTCCACAGAGCATCTCGCAAAATATTACGTGGTAAGGGATATGGTTTTCGAAAACAAATACTATCCTTCTAATCTCCCCGATACCCTTATCTCCCAGGCTGGAGTAAAGGTCCCGGTAAATGAAGAAAATATTGTAGGGCAGCCAATCACATTGAGTAATGGAATTGCTTATGTAATGAAAAGAGTAGATGTGCCTATAGAAAATAAGCTTCTCCCGGTTAAGATCCAGGGAGAAATGCCAATAGGCTTTAGCCAGGATGATAAAAGCGCGAATATTTTTTATCGTGATAAAGCAGATCCATCGGGTAATGAATTTCAGGATATTGAAGTGAGAAACCACGGGGTTCCCCGATTCTCTATCTATTACAATGCTAAAAATCTTTACAGTACCACTTATAGAGTTTACTGGAGGGCGATCAATGATTTTGAAGGATCTTTCTGGCAACATATAAGGATAGGGGGACACTTTGAAGTTGATGAATTTGGTAACCAATATGTTGCCGATCCTATAGTAGAATATGATTCAAAAGAAATACCACCTTACGATTATAATGAAGAATATGTTGGTGAATTTACTTTAGAATATGCTGGCGATTTGGAGCTGATTTCACTAATTGCCGAAAACACCGGTTCAAATCGATGGAATCCTCTTACGTTGGATTACATCAAGTTAGTTCCGGTAGTAGAATAAACACAAAATTAACTTGTTCTCATGATAAAAATTACAAAATTAATATTAAGCTTTAGTGTTTTCACATTTTTCATGCTGGCCTCCGAAACTGCATTATCACAGGAAGACAGCCTTCAAGTTAAAAAAGGAATACTGGTTTCAGGGGTAGTTAAAGATGCATTTACAAAAGAGCCGCTTTCGGGAATTAATATTTCGGTTCCTGATTTTTCTGCTACCATTACCAAAGACGATGGAACCTTTGAAATTAATGTTCCTAGTTTAAATACCCCTTTGCTTGTAAAAGGAGAAGATTATCAGATTAAAGAAGTACCCTTAAGAGATCAGGCTGAGATTGAAATTCTTCTTCGTGAGGAGGGTTATCCTTCATTTTATGATGAGATTCATACCCCTTCCGGAAAAAAGCTGGAAAGCAAAATTACTCATGCAACAGGAACTATAAATTCTGACGATAGTCAATGGGGCCAGAGCGTCAATGAGTCTGTAGCCGGATATATGAAAGGAAACCTTGCTGGGGTCTATGTAACAAGACGTTCCGGAACTCCTAAAATGGGTGCTGAAGTTTTGATTAGAGGGTATAATTCACTTTATTCAACAAACATGCCGCTTATTGTTGTAGATGGAATGATTTACGATGATGGTTATTATGGAGCGGGTTTAATTGAAAACCATACAAACTC
This genomic interval carries:
- a CDS encoding fasciclin domain-containing protein translates to MKNKITSFLLVVVLIFLEGCNKQEFDEYYARPDNLEPPIYQVLESRGNFTNLLSVIDKAGYKDILSTAGYWTMFAPNDEAFQKFFQENSEYGSLEAIDSTTASKIVKYALVYNAFRTDHIADFQSPIGWQEDLAYKRRTAYYTGFQKSTINGSEIVTVASNRNNDANANYYVSGDNNNKYIPYFYEDYMQLTRLSAADYNYFFPDQTYTGFNVIDAQVVNADIIAENGVIDEVSRVNLPLPNFDQYLQESPQYSLFKSILEENLVSYIPNNEATHTYQTYTGNADQVFVKVYDPELGFSPNNENYLKESDNDAQIEGFTMFVPTNEVLQNFIDDILLKHYPNLKALPKYVFVDFFNAHMFQTTVWPSHFSSSSNMLEEEARFDSGTDVVDQEVLSNGIFYGTNKVQKSNLFYSVYTSAYLDPDYSLMTRALNEPDGYKKIISNIGRDYVLFMMSDETLHELGYDYNINRQEWEYTSPETGVTTSGSLAKSRILRVLYNHIAPNPDGRLNDLSGTGMFRSGDTEIPGEYIKFDNNTVYAAGNEDAGGVVHITGYEDQENGRVYYTDNILKFSEQPPAKDLKELAVGTDSIPVENSPYSYYYNYLKNSEIYDSNTYAIRGVDLGTKYTFIIPSNDAIQQAVRDSVLPGIETETGLEPNFAPSNSVEKEKVTKFLLYHILENRIVAADGYVEGLVETLLKDDFNNSKYVNVVNDPGALQFIGEQGRMAELIPEYSNNLADRSLIHLIDNYLQHNE
- a CDS encoding SusC/RagA family TonB-linked outer membrane protein, coding for MIRNFTQVIPSLFILFVLAFSTQAYSQDSGKLIRGKVLDSETKEPIIGTTVIEKDKDNRTITGVATDIDGSFAIRVKDLSHQLEISSIGYRSKIITLNENVNNIEILLDASLEQMDEVIVTAEKVRETGLLDIAERNRTTSVVTIDASKVEDMQAASIDEALQGRMPGVDISATSGDPGAGMQIRIRGTSSINGSSDPLVVVDGMPYETSVPQDFNFGTADQEDYAALLNIAPSDIESISVLKDAAATAMWGARAASGVLMITTKRGAVGPPTIGYTFKGSVAALPETIPMLNGDQYSQLIPEEFMNRNGTPLNTLYVKEFQYDPQEVYWYKNYSNNTDWIDAISQTGLIQDHNLSLQGGGKKARYYTSLGYYNSRGVTIGTGLDRINARLNLDYIVSDRIKFRADISYTHSKTERNYVNGTSNSADGIRNVAYVKMPNMSIYEYDEYGHLTPNYFSPVSNIQGSYSRTYNPVAMAEFAENTQLGERIVPHFNVNFKLIPSFLTTTFDLQFDINNTKLNAFLPQNATGRPFTETVVNRATDADVDAFNLITKTNFIFTPTLDEKQSLQGIISLQTNDYSYVSHQVLTSNTASSLLTDPSVPSRTQNDDLSLYTNNSKSRNVAALANVQYGLLDRYIINVGLRADGSSKFGPENRYGLFPSVSTRWRISGEKFMKNFDYVNDLSLRASYGKAGRAPRYDYRYFNVYGNFQAEYLGMSGVYPSNIQLSNLRWETLTGRDLGLNLRMFDERLMLDVDFYKNTTDDLLFENLDITSISGYNSIDMNVGKLDNQGWEVGLYTTPYKSPNIQVDFNFNISRNENVIREISEYFPSEKGNVDRNGEFKRFLQVDNPFGSFYGYRYKGVYKDKEATQAVDADGDVITGPNGQVVYMRFNYPNTDYIFQPGDAMYEDINHDGNIDSRDVVYLGNSNPKYTGGFGPTVTINNQWKFIAFFNYRLNYDIINGTDMLTTNMYGWDNQSMATLSRWRNPGDETDIPRAVYGAGYNWLGSDRYVEDASFLRFRSATISYSFADRVLENLNLKDLRVYLTADNIITFTSYRGQDPEVSMRGGDPFGIAIDYSRTPPTRRFTLGISTRF
- a CDS encoding RagB/SusD family nutrient uptake outer membrane protein translates to MRTNKIKISLIAFFIAIFFSCDNYLNLEPEDGTVRQEFWKTKEDVQAAVIGCYNSMLNSPPGVSDRPLTDYLFMYGELRADMVLPTEYASNDERDITRMNILETNPITNWSAFYRVINYCNTILEFAPDVLEKDPTFTQKELDGFMAEALAIRSYLYFTLARTFRDVPLKLNATLSDTDNFQIPQSTQAEIFEQVAGDLEQAATMAKKTYGNNAQDKGRITQSAINAMLADVYLWMEDYQNAVKAADKVINTGDFALIPANNSWFNTVYAEGNSSESIFELQYSLNNLNPFYDMFLERPRYTASARVMEEVFGINFQDPTKKDIRGNRCSLVATNGYIYKYVGLTQYERKSRGTSDTHWFLYRYADVLLMKAEALNQLGMGEQALDLIHQVRERAEALEMTERNPTDKDGITDYILEERAREFAFEGKRWFDVLRNAKRNNYERIDLLLTMAAYSAPSDLQQSILAKLRDPNSHYLPIYYYELYANKALEQNPFYE
- a CDS encoding fasciclin domain-containing protein, with translation MKSIFMLFVAGLLIYSCTKQEYAERTDTEVNILGYLQENSDQFSEILKILELTDNDVFIGTYGTYTFFAPTNEAVDMYLSENGYGSVEDVPVEELNNLVRLHLIDQVIETSAFTDGKIPVATMYGQFLTTGAANENGTTKITVNKVAKIQKANVEVGNGIIHVVDHVLPIAKKTLAELIASNDNLSLFNEVVKATGWQERLDQPVTYDEDSIPSYLTVIAQNNEVFHDAGLNSLQDLKEKYSQTGDPTNPEDSLNLYVAYRILPGLKYVADLVTSPSHLTKAPLEVIGVKVKKDTVLINEETFNGVLEKGVVLDRDKSDITASNGVLHQVDGNFNIKLRLPQPVYFDVGDQPEIRQLASVFRKPGNYQTYYPGDLQHIRWGGGLPITYTAHTAGSREAQAYWGDWLEILRLRTGSSSWVEFDTPVIIKGQYKVWITFRTNTRASVAQPLFDGAKLSRTVDFREYRNTELPPRVLESQGYKKSLCGDTWIYNSRFLGIVNVETTGRHVFRLEALTGAGGPSWIDVIEFRPVDMDQLWPKLGGDGQLCTEEDLQPASE
- a CDS encoding fasciclin domain-containing protein, with translation MNFIKKFWGFLGVVTIVGSLNSCTDNFDDHTAVNDLKLQNTLEQNIATNGDLSDFHDLLVETGYDKVLSSSETFTVWVPTNQAMQAVSNEALATAAMKTEFVKNHISLNRVPTSNIEDTLSIQMLTGKYQNFYADNHIEEASVVEGDQYASNGVYHVIDMALIPNPNLWEFIKSNTGYKQNDFVTTLDNYDLFQNETDLREAIDTTMQVDNDSIYNELLRTGYYFKNEKKNYTYFLMQDEGFTAETDKMLPYSQKPTQDSTEHLAKYYVVRDMVFENKYYPSNLPDTLISQAGVKVPVNEENIVGQPITLSNGIAYVMKRVDVPIENKLLPVKIQGEMPIGFSQDDKSANIFYRDKADPSGNEFQDIEVRNHGVPRFSIYYNAKNLYSTTYRVYWRAINDFEGSFWQHIRIGGHFEVDEFGNQYVADPIVEYDSKEIPPYDYNEEYVGEFTLEYAGDLELISLIAENTGSNRWNPLTLDYIKLVPVVE